From Drosophila subpulchrella strain 33 F10 #4 breed RU33 unplaced genomic scaffold, RU_Dsub_v1.1 Primary Assembly Seq354, whole genome shotgun sequence, the proteins below share one genomic window:
- the LOC119560400 gene encoding uncharacterized protein LOC119560400 yields MAEWFSIKGRGRRGTAISLKRVIIMKYFNLLFSLCLVFMLCSSWVAAFSSLATPDPTPPTGSPVDGNSTLSGPPTAETTNATPEISTLYPLYG; encoded by the exons ATGGCCGAGTGGTTTTCTATAAAAGGCCGTGGACGTCGAGGCACGGCCATCAGTCTTAAACGCGTTATCATCATGAAGT ACTTCAACCTGCTGTTCAGCCTCTGCCTGGTGTTCATGCTGTGCTCCTCGTGGGTCGCAGCCTTCTCCAGCCTTGCTACTCCGGATCCAACTCCACCGACTGGGTCCCCCGTCGATGGAAACTCTACTCTTTCCGGACCACCGACTGCTGAGACCACAAATGCCACGCCAGAGATTTCCACCCTGTATCCTCTTTACGGATAG
- the LOC119560396 gene encoding mitogen-activated protein kinase kinase kinase 4 isoform X1 produces MSNRRKVRTIDYLALQQSLRLQKTPATTSSVDTVAGEGEGEEMNGNGICTAPAEAPPPPPPIPPIRLRREQSIDEDVARVEYRVKPSRAQPVAGVRIGALEEDMPPDDELAAHYEAFGTTPPRTRLKIKNRDWERKQKVVNVTASADLPASVGGTPKKGMTRMARSRVLRRNTMDCALLNEMFVNEENKRTDKRLQSLLRDSEREMKNSLATTAVAPPRGNSFHETAHPLESLDQIMPLSSEAMAPLPMRIASKVVESCNRYRCVSSRPIGYRSSAPPLAFAAQLPAGMLRSDGRATPGLGKRKDFHETFANLIKLGSVDRQDAKLSQEEHTWQTELKDLIWLELQAWQADRTVEQQDKYLFEARQGVSELLTHIINYKFQPRYRREPSLISLDSGIHSDSNSNASSPLPSKMCQGCMSLYCKDCMDHQELALREVEGMLTRLEAAEALYPSSQAMGALHPIYKSQSFVGRIKSMCLWYNITKQNKLKLSILGKILARLQDEKFSWPVCTSSYIASDSGSSSASGVENDDSAVNSMDSSKPPSVAGSASRKACRNGSVTPCHKVQFMLNDATHVPGETSSSNESASTEISQLSSDCSHGHMRKGSIHDINIFSVEPLGTCSNNGTGEQSTGLYRKFIENVLKSRGLAKSLAFLHKLHNVALYKAHIALEKPGVGDLDYDLDAESIEEDVPRLDPQISREQVVELRTYGYWSEEAQSINLPSYIPTFVFLSGIPLQFMHEFLRMRLETRPVRPNPLSLEQLMKELREGLTLALTHRERYQRHITTALVENETEMGSYISILNHYDATVRKTFELYLEYIDQLVLVAVPEGNQKSVLEKEWMFTKLISPMIKGMHTLASQKFCGIISKLLRNISERLVKRTVELDKQIEGTSENEDNEEVKWKLLTICRETQSLLTVERERSIKVLFFAKTFCRDVETTDFHREHYEHDVANQQHDFICSDVKAAFKLLQQDVLQVRNKLTAIIEGVQKRCCLSNMRDLDEQDKQAVLSRTREILHQGYKFGFEYHKDVIRLFEQKIMDQKDSGAHTVDLALGIIAYAKMWMHFVMERCERGRGMRPRWASQGLEFLILACDPQITQHLDDDEFEALKQQMDRCISHVIGITSEPEKVAKKKASPRTRKTSSPATSRSRTPTRTPMSAGMVLNPNTPPLQSPPYNKLLHPQFSLKEDLLQQSGNTYSSVDSADYVDTPCQRSPNGELRLLVPQTPPTPASSGKGSIETTPLALRQERVRDAVNRLDMDLEDGLRERRLIGQVKSLNSSDKVHIRARSVHFRWHRGIKIGQGRFGKVYTAVNNNTGELMAMKEIAIQPGETRALKNVAEELKILEGIKHNNLVRYYGIEVHREELLIFMELCSEGTLESLVELTGNLPEALARRFTAQLLSGVSELHKHGIVHRDIKTANIFLVDGSNSLKLGDFGSAVKIQAHTTVPGELQGYVGTQAYMAPEVFTKTNSDGHGRAADIWSVGCVVVEMASGKRPWAQFDSNFQIMFKVGMGEKPQAPESLSQEGQDFIDHCLQHDPKRRLTAVELLEHNFCKYGRDECSSEQLQMQVRGSFRRNVATSS; encoded by the exons CCACCCCACCCCGCACCAGACTCAAAATCAAAAACCGCGATTGGGAACGCAAACAGAAGGTGGTCAATGTGACAGC TTCCGCAGATTTACCCGCCAGTGTGGGCGGCACCCCCAAAAAGGGCATGACCAGGATGGCTCGATCGCGTGTCCTGCGACGCAACACCATGGACTGCGCCCTGCTGAACGAGATGTTCGTCAACGAGGAGAACAAGCGGACAGACAAGCGGTTGCAGTCGCTGCTCCGCGATTCGGAGCGAGAGATGAAGAACTCACTGGCCACGACGGCGGTGGCTCCTCCGCGTGGCAATAGCTTCCACGAGACTGCCCATCCACTGGAGTCCCTGGACCAGATCATGCCACTAAGCTCAGAGGCGATGGCTCCGCTTCCAATGCGGATTGCCTCCAAGGTGGTGGAGAGTTGCAATCGCTACCGTTGCGTTTCCTCACGTCCAATTGGCTATCGCTCCTCGGCGCCGCCGTTGGCCTTTGCCGCACAACTTCCCGCCGGGATGCTGAGGAGCGATGGAAGGGCCACGCCTGGATTGGGAAAACGCAAGGACTTCCACGAGACGTTCGCCAACCTGATTAAGCTGGGCAGCGTGGACCGGCAGGATGCAAAGCTGTCGCAGGAGGAGCACACCTGGCAGACGGAGCTAAAGGATCTCATTTGGCTGGAGCTGCAGGCCTGGCAAGCCGATAGAACGGTGGAGCAGCAGGACAAGTACCTCTTCGAAGCGCGACAGGGCGTTTCCGAACTGCTGACCCACATCATAAACTACAAGTTCCAGCCGCGTTACCGCCGTGAGCCGAGTTTGATCAGCCTGGACAGCGGTATTCATTCCGACAGCAACTCCAATGCTAGTT CACCGCTGCCCAGCAAGATGTGCCAAGGCTGCATGTCCTTGTACTGCAAGGATTGCATGGATCATCAGGAGTTGGCCCTGCGAGAAGTTGAGGGCATGCTAACGCGACTGGAGGCCGCTGAGGCCCTGTACCCCTCTTCACAGGCCATGGGCGCCCTTCATCCCATTTACAAGTCACAGAGCTTTGTGGGACGCATCAAGTCCATGTGCTTATGGTATAACATTACCAAGCAAAACAAGTTGAAGCTCAGTATTCTGGGAAAAATATTGGCCAGGCTGCAAGATGAAAAGTTCTCTTGGCCCGTCTGCACTTCATCCTACATCGCCTCCGACAGCGGAAGTTCATCTGCCTCGGGCGTGGAGAACGATGACTCCGCTGTAAATTCGATGGACTCATCCAAGCCACCTAGTGTGGCAGGATCGGCTTCGCGCAAGGCTTGTCGCAACGGAAGTGTCACACCCTGCCACAAGGTGCAGTTCATGTTGAACGATGCAACCCATGTGCCCGGCGAGACATCGAGCAGCAATGA ATCAGCCTCCACGGAGATAAGCCAGTTGTCCAGCGATTGCTCACACGGTCACATGCGCAAGGGATCCATACACGACATTAACATCTTTAGTGTGGAGCCATTGGGTACTTGCAGCAATAATGGCACAGGAGAGCAGTCCACGGGGCTGTATCGCAAGTTCATCGAGAACGTGCTCAAAAGTCGGGGATTGGCCAAGTCCTTGGCCTTTCTCCACAAGCTGCACAACGTAGCCCTGTACAAGGCACACATTGCTCTGGAGAAACCTGGAGTCGGGGACCTTGATTACGATTTAGACGCAGAATCCATTGAGGAGGACGTGCCCAGGTTAGATCCACAAATCAGCCGAGAACAGGTCGTGGAGCTGCGCACCTACGGCTACTGGAGCGAAGAGGCGCAATCGATTAATCTGCCCTCGTACATTCCCACCTTTGTATTCCTGAGCGGCATTCCGTTGCAATTCATGCACGAATTCCTGCGCATGCGTCTCGAAACGCGACCAGTGCGACCCAATCCCTTGAGTCTGGAGCAGCTGATGAAGGAACTTAGGGAGGGCTTGACCCTGGCCCTGACCCATCGGGAGCGGTACCAGCGGCACATTACCACGGCGCTGGTGGAGAACGAGACGGAAATGGGCAGCTACATTAGCATTCTGAACCACTACGATGCTACGGTGCGAAAGACTTTCGAGCTGTACCTGGAGTACATCGATCAACTGGTGCTGGTTGCCGTTCCGGAGGGAAACCAGAAGTCTGTGCTGGAGAAGGAGTGGATGTTCACCAAGCTCATCAGTCCCATGATCAAGGGCATGCACACTTTGGCCTCCCAGAAATTCTGTGGCATCATTAGCAAACTGTTGCGAAACATTTCGGAACGCCTAGTGAAACGCACCGTGGAGTTGGACAAACAGATCGAGGGTACTTCCGAGAATGAAGACAACGAGGAGGTCAAGTGGAAGCTGCTGACCATCTGCCGGGAGACGCAATCGCTGCTTACCGTCGAGCGGGAGCGCTCCATCAAGGTGCTCTTCTTCGCCAAGACCTTTTGTCGCGACGTGGAGACGACGGACTTCCATCGCGAGCATTACGAGCACGATGTGGCCAATCAGCAGCACGATTTCATATGCTCGGACGTAAAGGCGGCGTTTAAGCTGCTGCAGCAGGACGTTCTGCAAGTGCGCAACAAGCTGACGGCGATCATCGAGGGTGTGCAAAAGCGATGCTGCTTGAGCAACATGCGGGACTTAGACGAGCAGGACAAGCAGGCTGTACTATCGCGGACCCGTGAAATCCTCCATCAAGGCTACAAGTTTGGCTTCGAGTACCACAAGGATGTAATTAGGTTGTTCGAGCAAAAAATAATGGACCAAAAGGACAGCGGTGCCCATACGGTTGATCTGGCATTGGGCATCATCGCTTACGCAAAAATGTGGATGCATTTCGTAATGGAGCGCTGCGAACGGGGGCGAGGAATGCGCCCCCGCTGGGCGTCCCAGGGTCTGGAGTTCCTAATTCTTGCCTGTGATCCGCAAATCACCCAGCACTTGGACGATGACGAGTTCGAGGCGCTCAAGCAGCAGATGGATCGGTGTATTTCGCACGTAATTGGCATCACCTCGGAGCCCGAAAAGGTGGCCAAGAAGAAGGCATCGCCGCGCACTCGCAAGACCTCGTCTCCGGCCACCTCGCGCTCCCGGACACCCACTAGGACTCCCATGTCCGCTGGCATGGTGCTCAATCCGAATACGCCGCCACTGCAGTCACCGCCGTATAACAAACTTCTGCATCCGCAGTTCAGTTTAAAGGAGGATCTGTTGCAGCAGTCTGGAAACACGTATAGTTCCGTGGACAGTGCAGACTATGTGGACACTCCGTGCCAAAGGAGTCCCAATGGCGAGTTGCGCCTGCTGGTACCCCAGACGCCTCCAACGCCTGCCTCCTCTGGAAAGGGCAGCATAGAGACTACACCGCTGGCTTTGCGCCAGGAAAGAGTTAGAGATGCCGTGAATCGTTTGGATATGGATCTAGAGGACGGGCTGCGCGAACGCAGGCTGATAGGCCAGGTGAAGTCCCTAAATTCCAGCGACAAAGTGCATATAAGAGCTCGTAGCGTCCACTTCCGCTGGCATCGTGGTATTAAGATCGGCCAGGGACGCTTCGGCAAGGTGTACACCGCGGTGAACAATAACACGGGAGAGCTGATGGCCATGAAGGAGATCGCTATCCAGCCGGGCGAGACGAGGGCGCTGAAGAACGTGGCCGAGGAGCTGAAGATCCTGGAGGGAATCAAGCACAACAACCTGGTGCGCTACTACGGGATCGAGGTGCACCGCGAAGAGCTGCTCATCTTCATGGAGCTGTGCTCTGAGGGTACCCTGGAGTCGCTGGTGGAGCTTACTGGTAATCTGCCGGAGGCTCTTGCACGCCGCTTCACCGCCCAGCTGCTTTCCGGCGTGTCTGAGCTCCACAAGCACGGCATTGTGCACCGCGACATCAAGACTGCAAACATCTTCCTCGTCGACGGCAGCAATAGCCTGAAATTGGGCGACTTTGGATCAGCGGTCAAGATCCAGGCGCACACCACTGTACCCGGCGAGCTGCAGGGCTACGTGGGCACGCAGGCTTACATGGCACCGGAGGTGTTTACGAAGACCAACAGCGATGGCCATGGCAGGGCCGCCGATATCTGGTCGGTGGGCTGTGTTGTTGTCGAGATGGCCTCGGGCAAG CGACCTTGGGCCCAGTTTGACTCCAACTTTCAGATCATGTTCAAAGTGGGCATGGGGGAGAAGCCGCAGGCACCGGAAAGCCTCTCCCAGGAGGGACAAGACTTCATCGACCATTGTCTGCAGCACGATCCCAAGAGGCGATTGACGGCAGTGGAACTGTTGGAGCACAATTTTTGCAAG TACGGTCGAGACGAGTGCAGCAGCGAGCAGTTGCAGATGCAGGTGCGAGGCTCTTTCCGGCGGAATGTGGCGACCAGCAGCTAA
- the LOC119560396 gene encoding mitogen-activated protein kinase kinase kinase 4 isoform X2, producing MRPRRVEYRVKPSRAQPVAGVRIGALEEDMPPDDELAAHYEAFGTTPPRTRLKIKNRDWERKQKVVNVTASADLPASVGGTPKKGMTRMARSRVLRRNTMDCALLNEMFVNEENKRTDKRLQSLLRDSEREMKNSLATTAVAPPRGNSFHETAHPLESLDQIMPLSSEAMAPLPMRIASKVVESCNRYRCVSSRPIGYRSSAPPLAFAAQLPAGMLRSDGRATPGLGKRKDFHETFANLIKLGSVDRQDAKLSQEEHTWQTELKDLIWLELQAWQADRTVEQQDKYLFEARQGVSELLTHIINYKFQPRYRREPSLISLDSGIHSDSNSNASSPLPSKMCQGCMSLYCKDCMDHQELALREVEGMLTRLEAAEALYPSSQAMGALHPIYKSQSFVGRIKSMCLWYNITKQNKLKLSILGKILARLQDEKFSWPVCTSSYIASDSGSSSASGVENDDSAVNSMDSSKPPSVAGSASRKACRNGSVTPCHKVQFMLNDATHVPGETSSSNESASTEISQLSSDCSHGHMRKGSIHDINIFSVEPLGTCSNNGTGEQSTGLYRKFIENVLKSRGLAKSLAFLHKLHNVALYKAHIALEKPGVGDLDYDLDAESIEEDVPRLDPQISREQVVELRTYGYWSEEAQSINLPSYIPTFVFLSGIPLQFMHEFLRMRLETRPVRPNPLSLEQLMKELREGLTLALTHRERYQRHITTALVENETEMGSYISILNHYDATVRKTFELYLEYIDQLVLVAVPEGNQKSVLEKEWMFTKLISPMIKGMHTLASQKFCGIISKLLRNISERLVKRTVELDKQIEGTSENEDNEEVKWKLLTICRETQSLLTVERERSIKVLFFAKTFCRDVETTDFHREHYEHDVANQQHDFICSDVKAAFKLLQQDVLQVRNKLTAIIEGVQKRCCLSNMRDLDEQDKQAVLSRTREILHQGYKFGFEYHKDVIRLFEQKIMDQKDSGAHTVDLALGIIAYAKMWMHFVMERCERGRGMRPRWASQGLEFLILACDPQITQHLDDDEFEALKQQMDRCISHVIGITSEPEKVAKKKASPRTRKTSSPATSRSRTPTRTPMSAGMVLNPNTPPLQSPPYNKLLHPQFSLKEDLLQQSGNTYSSVDSADYVDTPCQRSPNGELRLLVPQTPPTPASSGKGSIETTPLALRQERVRDAVNRLDMDLEDGLRERRLIGQVKSLNSSDKVHIRARSVHFRWHRGIKIGQGRFGKVYTAVNNNTGELMAMKEIAIQPGETRALKNVAEELKILEGIKHNNLVRYYGIEVHREELLIFMELCSEGTLESLVELTGNLPEALARRFTAQLLSGVSELHKHGIVHRDIKTANIFLVDGSNSLKLGDFGSAVKIQAHTTVPGELQGYVGTQAYMAPEVFTKTNSDGHGRAADIWSVGCVVVEMASGKRPWAQFDSNFQIMFKVGMGEKPQAPESLSQEGQDFIDHCLQHDPKRRLTAVELLEHNFCKYGRDECSSEQLQMQVRGSFRRNVATSS from the exons CCACCCCACCCCGCACCAGACTCAAAATCAAAAACCGCGATTGGGAACGCAAACAGAAGGTGGTCAATGTGACAGC TTCCGCAGATTTACCCGCCAGTGTGGGCGGCACCCCCAAAAAGGGCATGACCAGGATGGCTCGATCGCGTGTCCTGCGACGCAACACCATGGACTGCGCCCTGCTGAACGAGATGTTCGTCAACGAGGAGAACAAGCGGACAGACAAGCGGTTGCAGTCGCTGCTCCGCGATTCGGAGCGAGAGATGAAGAACTCACTGGCCACGACGGCGGTGGCTCCTCCGCGTGGCAATAGCTTCCACGAGACTGCCCATCCACTGGAGTCCCTGGACCAGATCATGCCACTAAGCTCAGAGGCGATGGCTCCGCTTCCAATGCGGATTGCCTCCAAGGTGGTGGAGAGTTGCAATCGCTACCGTTGCGTTTCCTCACGTCCAATTGGCTATCGCTCCTCGGCGCCGCCGTTGGCCTTTGCCGCACAACTTCCCGCCGGGATGCTGAGGAGCGATGGAAGGGCCACGCCTGGATTGGGAAAACGCAAGGACTTCCACGAGACGTTCGCCAACCTGATTAAGCTGGGCAGCGTGGACCGGCAGGATGCAAAGCTGTCGCAGGAGGAGCACACCTGGCAGACGGAGCTAAAGGATCTCATTTGGCTGGAGCTGCAGGCCTGGCAAGCCGATAGAACGGTGGAGCAGCAGGACAAGTACCTCTTCGAAGCGCGACAGGGCGTTTCCGAACTGCTGACCCACATCATAAACTACAAGTTCCAGCCGCGTTACCGCCGTGAGCCGAGTTTGATCAGCCTGGACAGCGGTATTCATTCCGACAGCAACTCCAATGCTAGTT CACCGCTGCCCAGCAAGATGTGCCAAGGCTGCATGTCCTTGTACTGCAAGGATTGCATGGATCATCAGGAGTTGGCCCTGCGAGAAGTTGAGGGCATGCTAACGCGACTGGAGGCCGCTGAGGCCCTGTACCCCTCTTCACAGGCCATGGGCGCCCTTCATCCCATTTACAAGTCACAGAGCTTTGTGGGACGCATCAAGTCCATGTGCTTATGGTATAACATTACCAAGCAAAACAAGTTGAAGCTCAGTATTCTGGGAAAAATATTGGCCAGGCTGCAAGATGAAAAGTTCTCTTGGCCCGTCTGCACTTCATCCTACATCGCCTCCGACAGCGGAAGTTCATCTGCCTCGGGCGTGGAGAACGATGACTCCGCTGTAAATTCGATGGACTCATCCAAGCCACCTAGTGTGGCAGGATCGGCTTCGCGCAAGGCTTGTCGCAACGGAAGTGTCACACCCTGCCACAAGGTGCAGTTCATGTTGAACGATGCAACCCATGTGCCCGGCGAGACATCGAGCAGCAATGA ATCAGCCTCCACGGAGATAAGCCAGTTGTCCAGCGATTGCTCACACGGTCACATGCGCAAGGGATCCATACACGACATTAACATCTTTAGTGTGGAGCCATTGGGTACTTGCAGCAATAATGGCACAGGAGAGCAGTCCACGGGGCTGTATCGCAAGTTCATCGAGAACGTGCTCAAAAGTCGGGGATTGGCCAAGTCCTTGGCCTTTCTCCACAAGCTGCACAACGTAGCCCTGTACAAGGCACACATTGCTCTGGAGAAACCTGGAGTCGGGGACCTTGATTACGATTTAGACGCAGAATCCATTGAGGAGGACGTGCCCAGGTTAGATCCACAAATCAGCCGAGAACAGGTCGTGGAGCTGCGCACCTACGGCTACTGGAGCGAAGAGGCGCAATCGATTAATCTGCCCTCGTACATTCCCACCTTTGTATTCCTGAGCGGCATTCCGTTGCAATTCATGCACGAATTCCTGCGCATGCGTCTCGAAACGCGACCAGTGCGACCCAATCCCTTGAGTCTGGAGCAGCTGATGAAGGAACTTAGGGAGGGCTTGACCCTGGCCCTGACCCATCGGGAGCGGTACCAGCGGCACATTACCACGGCGCTGGTGGAGAACGAGACGGAAATGGGCAGCTACATTAGCATTCTGAACCACTACGATGCTACGGTGCGAAAGACTTTCGAGCTGTACCTGGAGTACATCGATCAACTGGTGCTGGTTGCCGTTCCGGAGGGAAACCAGAAGTCTGTGCTGGAGAAGGAGTGGATGTTCACCAAGCTCATCAGTCCCATGATCAAGGGCATGCACACTTTGGCCTCCCAGAAATTCTGTGGCATCATTAGCAAACTGTTGCGAAACATTTCGGAACGCCTAGTGAAACGCACCGTGGAGTTGGACAAACAGATCGAGGGTACTTCCGAGAATGAAGACAACGAGGAGGTCAAGTGGAAGCTGCTGACCATCTGCCGGGAGACGCAATCGCTGCTTACCGTCGAGCGGGAGCGCTCCATCAAGGTGCTCTTCTTCGCCAAGACCTTTTGTCGCGACGTGGAGACGACGGACTTCCATCGCGAGCATTACGAGCACGATGTGGCCAATCAGCAGCACGATTTCATATGCTCGGACGTAAAGGCGGCGTTTAAGCTGCTGCAGCAGGACGTTCTGCAAGTGCGCAACAAGCTGACGGCGATCATCGAGGGTGTGCAAAAGCGATGCTGCTTGAGCAACATGCGGGACTTAGACGAGCAGGACAAGCAGGCTGTACTATCGCGGACCCGTGAAATCCTCCATCAAGGCTACAAGTTTGGCTTCGAGTACCACAAGGATGTAATTAGGTTGTTCGAGCAAAAAATAATGGACCAAAAGGACAGCGGTGCCCATACGGTTGATCTGGCATTGGGCATCATCGCTTACGCAAAAATGTGGATGCATTTCGTAATGGAGCGCTGCGAACGGGGGCGAGGAATGCGCCCCCGCTGGGCGTCCCAGGGTCTGGAGTTCCTAATTCTTGCCTGTGATCCGCAAATCACCCAGCACTTGGACGATGACGAGTTCGAGGCGCTCAAGCAGCAGATGGATCGGTGTATTTCGCACGTAATTGGCATCACCTCGGAGCCCGAAAAGGTGGCCAAGAAGAAGGCATCGCCGCGCACTCGCAAGACCTCGTCTCCGGCCACCTCGCGCTCCCGGACACCCACTAGGACTCCCATGTCCGCTGGCATGGTGCTCAATCCGAATACGCCGCCACTGCAGTCACCGCCGTATAACAAACTTCTGCATCCGCAGTTCAGTTTAAAGGAGGATCTGTTGCAGCAGTCTGGAAACACGTATAGTTCCGTGGACAGTGCAGACTATGTGGACACTCCGTGCCAAAGGAGTCCCAATGGCGAGTTGCGCCTGCTGGTACCCCAGACGCCTCCAACGCCTGCCTCCTCTGGAAAGGGCAGCATAGAGACTACACCGCTGGCTTTGCGCCAGGAAAGAGTTAGAGATGCCGTGAATCGTTTGGATATGGATCTAGAGGACGGGCTGCGCGAACGCAGGCTGATAGGCCAGGTGAAGTCCCTAAATTCCAGCGACAAAGTGCATATAAGAGCTCGTAGCGTCCACTTCCGCTGGCATCGTGGTATTAAGATCGGCCAGGGACGCTTCGGCAAGGTGTACACCGCGGTGAACAATAACACGGGAGAGCTGATGGCCATGAAGGAGATCGCTATCCAGCCGGGCGAGACGAGGGCGCTGAAGAACGTGGCCGAGGAGCTGAAGATCCTGGAGGGAATCAAGCACAACAACCTGGTGCGCTACTACGGGATCGAGGTGCACCGCGAAGAGCTGCTCATCTTCATGGAGCTGTGCTCTGAGGGTACCCTGGAGTCGCTGGTGGAGCTTACTGGTAATCTGCCGGAGGCTCTTGCACGCCGCTTCACCGCCCAGCTGCTTTCCGGCGTGTCTGAGCTCCACAAGCACGGCATTGTGCACCGCGACATCAAGACTGCAAACATCTTCCTCGTCGACGGCAGCAATAGCCTGAAATTGGGCGACTTTGGATCAGCGGTCAAGATCCAGGCGCACACCACTGTACCCGGCGAGCTGCAGGGCTACGTGGGCACGCAGGCTTACATGGCACCGGAGGTGTTTACGAAGACCAACAGCGATGGCCATGGCAGGGCCGCCGATATCTGGTCGGTGGGCTGTGTTGTTGTCGAGATGGCCTCGGGCAAG CGACCTTGGGCCCAGTTTGACTCCAACTTTCAGATCATGTTCAAAGTGGGCATGGGGGAGAAGCCGCAGGCACCGGAAAGCCTCTCCCAGGAGGGACAAGACTTCATCGACCATTGTCTGCAGCACGATCCCAAGAGGCGATTGACGGCAGTGGAACTGTTGGAGCACAATTTTTGCAAG TACGGTCGAGACGAGTGCAGCAGCGAGCAGTTGCAGATGCAGGTGCGAGGCTCTTTCCGGCGGAATGTGGCGACCAGCAGCTAA